The region ATGATTATTAATCATGCAATGTTCATGGTTGATTAGCCGTGTTTTATATATACTCAGAAGAAAATTTTATATGATCcgaaaatacaaatatttaaatctaTAAGAATATAGTCAGTCTTATTTTTTTTCTGGTTCAGTAAAAATATtgttcagtttaatttttactaaacttaagtaatttttttaattttcaacctTTTAACaagattaataaaatcaattttattctattgctaaattaaatcaaaatgaaaTGAATTTATTGGCTTGATTTAAttagttagtttaattttattattatgtgaTAAGtccaatatatataaatattttggttTTTACACAACTTAAATTAGACAATTAAATTCTGAGCAAATTACTTTCATATCCCTCACGTTTgttataattcacagtttgatacctcttgtttgaaaaatcaaacgatttggtacttcagttttgattttttaaactataaagcccttctgttagttccgttaataatttgatatttattttcaaacgatttgctacctcagtttcaattatataaacgatttggtacctcatgtttaattattttaacaatttcatacctcatttttaaacgttttgcaaacgatttggtatctcacATTTTATTTCATTAACGATCTGatacctatatttaacagaagggcttatagtttacaaaattaaaattcaggcaccaaattgtttgatttttaaataagggGTACCAAACtatgaattatgacaaacgtgaggggtcctagagtaatttgctcttaaattTTTGAGTGATGTCGATTAATATAATTTAGGATTAACTTCTTTTAAGATcccttaattttatatttttagttcttaacttttatttgattttatttagtccctgaattttatatttttttgttcattttgtcTTTAAATTTTCATGTGATCTTATTTTATCCCTGAACTTTGATTATTTTGCTTTCTCGGGTCCTCAAACAGATGGAAATTCAAAgaccagataaataaaaaatatataaaattcagggATTAAATAAGATTAGATAGAAATTTAAGAATCAGATAAGCTAAAATGTAAAGTTGAAAGACCACATAAAAGTTCAGAAAccagataaaataaaatgataaataaaaaaaaatcttaaaatgaattaattttataagCCAATGTGGACCTAACTTGAATGGTTAAGGCGTTTTTAAGTGCATCGAGAGATTGTGATTTCGAACCACGCCTCGATAACTAATTAATaactaacaattaaaattttaaaagtcgattactatttttgataaaaaaaaaattatcgtcTAATTAATAGGGCTCTAGTTGACCGTCATGTCACTGTATTTTGACATGGATAAAGTAGAATCACTAaagaaaattattgataatagAAATTGGTGGAGAGTATGGTTAGGAATTAAAATTCATGGACTATGATGGGAAAAAGAGGATAGTCGATGGACTGTCAATAAAaactgttttatttttttattttgaaataaattaaaatatttgaatttttacaattcattaattaaatgggtgagaaataaaattatcatgTCTTTATACTTAGGGAAAAGAATTATTTATACCTTTAAGTAGAGGTGACCGtgggccgggtcagcccgtgaacAGGTCCGGAACTGGCGCGGTCAAACCCGGTCCGGAACCGGTCAAACCCGGAACCAGACTAAAATTGGCCCGGAACCGTACAAAGGGCGGTTCCCGGCCGGTTTCATatttgttgaaccgtgaaccgaCCGTTCCGAGTCGGAACCGGCGGTTTAAGAGTCGAAcccgttgataaaaaatatatattatatatttaaaatatatattatatctttatcatataatatatttatttttgcaataaaatatatattatatttgttttagttaaagttttggttaatttttaaaaaagaaatctttattttcttgtaatacTATTTCCATAAGTTATcttattgttaaattatattttttagtaattaaattttattttaattttaattttttttctaaaccgtcctaaaccggaaccggaaccggaaccgtccgGTTCTGAACCGTCGTGGAACCGTCTCTTaagcggttccgggccggtttcaCATTTTCTTGAACCGTGATCCGGCGGTTCCGAACCGAACCGCCGagttatgaaccgtggccacctctacCCTTAAGGTTTGTTTATAAGATCAAGTGAGCTTTTAACGTCTGGAATGGTTCATATATGCTCCTAATGTCTTAGAAAGTGAACAATTAGGCTCATGTTTTAACTTATATATGAGACGTTCGGGATCTGGTTGTTAAAATCGAAAGGtataattgttcaatttttaagacgttagggatatattttaatttttccggACGTTAAAGGCTTACTTGATCGAGTCAAACATTAAGAGTATATATGGCGCTTTTcccttatatttataaaaaaaaaaatcactaataTACTTGAATGAATATGTGCGTAGAACTTTTTCCCTTTTCACAACTTAAATGTATCGCTTATTCAAGAATTGAATTGCATGGTACCACCACCAAATGAAACCCAACCATAACAATGATTGCAATCTATACCATGTCTTTGACTTATTTTGGAGATGCTCAAACTCCATTTCCTATAAAGTTCACTCTTCTTAAACTCTCAACAAAACATAAAAACCATTTCAACTCTCTCACTTCCCAACTCGGCCATGGCTAATGAACCTCCATTGCAGCAAACCATTAATTCACTTCTGAAAGAAACATCAGAACTCGAAATCTCGAAGGTCGAAGATCAGATCGAGCTACCTATGATCGAtctaaattgcttaaaaaaggGATACAAAGAGAGGGAAAAATGCATGAGAGAAATAGTTGAAGCAGCAAGAAAATGGGGTTTTTTTCAAGTTATAAATCATGGGATTTCAAAAGAAGTATCGGAGAGCATGAAATATGAACAAATGAAGGTATTTCAAGAACCGTTTACGATGAAAATTGGTAAAAATTTCTTGAATTTGCCGGCTAATAGCTATCGATGGGGAAACAGTGAAGCTACTTGTCTGAAGCAGTGTTTCTGGTCGGAAGCTTTGCATATATCAGTTGCTGATATCTCAAGACTGGATGGACACATGACTAATCTCAGGTACGATAGACATATTTTCACGCGAGTTCAGTTCGTAACATAGTATTATGAACTTTTGGTGTATATAACTATAGGTATTGTTGAGtcaaatattcaattttatcaaaatatatattcttTCGTTGTTCATATCAGTAATTTTTAAAGGAAATTGTCTAATGTTGCAAATTATAAAAAGCCGATAGATCGTTtaacttgataaaattaaaaaatttatattgaaattgTAAACACGcataaaaatttatgatttgttttgcatttatttatatttttaaaattcaatccgGCCAATTCAATCTAATGTCATAGATATACTGAAGTAGGAATATGTAAAAACTGATCTAGACAAAaaagttggattttttttttagtccaatttggttttaaaaataaaaatagtttaaatttatctttcctctcaaaaaaaaatcttttgttGCAAACCTAATtgaaaaaatcaaactgaaaaatGAATTGAATGAACTAATTCGGTTTAAAATTATagagtttataaaattaattgagtttaatttttttcaaaaaaaataaaataaaccttaaTTATATTGGATTTGAATTGAATATACACCCTACATCAATAGAGTGAACTCAAACCAGTGATTAAAAAACCAAACATGGCTGAACAATTGAAGCGGTTAAACCGGATCAAACAGGACAGTTGTCCTATtcgatttattttaaaaatcaaaattttgactGAATCAGATTGCACCGAATTGGACTGGATTGAACTGTTGGTTGAACCGGTGATTGAATCGCTGATCCAACAAGTTAGACTCTAACTCATAtctaaaatttgttttaaatttatttcactaAATTGGTTGAATTGAAAATCGATGGTCTTATTGGTTTGGCCACCGGTTCAATTTTTCAAACTATGATTCAATAAAAAGATATTGCCACATTTCCCCTCTATTTAAGAGAGAAGTGTTGAAGAAGTGTGAAAAGAGTGTTGGGTATTGGTCagaagttaaaaattaaaatagtttgtCACTTTCAAATCTTATCTTGGTCACAAAATATTACCCTACAAAAActtatcaaaatcaaaatcatgtGACACATCTACAAATGTTACATGCAAGTACTGGGATTAAATGGTCATGTCGATGTTAGATTACCACCTAACTGCCAAACAATTTTCTTATCCTTAAAATTCAATACGGCTAAATCAATTCAGCCATTGGAGCTTGACCCAGTGTTTGGGAACTTTACACATCTTTTAGGCAGCTACCACATATAGATTGGGACCTCCTTTAGTGTCCTCACACCTATGTTAGcatgacaatttttaaattaaattttttatttttatactcctttctaaaattttaaaattcagaatttatatatgttataataaaaaagtattatttgaattagtattattgaattccgttaaaaaaaattagtattattGAAAACTAATTCGGTTCAATTCCTTTTAAAATCCAAAAATGTAGTCCAACtgctttaaataaataaaaagcagTATGAACCGATAAATCACTGGACCGTAAAATCGTATGATTTAtaagtttaattataatttatttatttttaaactacaaaagtcgggtaattgattttggttATCGATCTTCAAATCGAATTAGTTATCGTACTAGACGTTAATGACGTTTGACAGGTTTTGTAATGAAATTCGGTCAATGTATGCATGCATGAAATCTGATTTTTAGTGTTTGAACATTTTCCGTTTCAGCATTTTCATTTCCGTCCCAATACTAAACAATTTTGTATGTATTTTTCAGATCAACAATGGAAGCATTTGCGAGAAGAGCAACCACCATAGCTGAAACAATAGCCAAAATTCTAGCAGAAAACATAGGAATCAAACCCAATTATTTCAAACAAAACTGCACACCAAACACAAGCTTTCTCCGATTAAACCGATACCCTCCATGCCCAAATTTATCCTCCAAAGTCTGCGGGTTAGTGGCTCACACAGACAGCGATTTTCTTACAATATTATACCAAGACACAGTCGGAGGATTACAGTTACATAAAGATGACAAATGGGTTTGTGTTAAACCTAATCCTGAAGCTCTAATCATCAACGTCGGTGACTTATTTCAGGCACTGAGCAGTAATATTTATACAAGTGTCAAGCATAGAGTGGTTGCGCCTCAGCAAGTTGAGAGATTTTCTGTCGGATATTTTTACTGTCCTCGTAATGAAGCTGTCATTGAGAGCTGCCGGAGTCGGCCGGCGGTTTATAGAAGGTTTAGTTTCGGTGAGTTTAGAGAGCAAGTGCAGAGGGATCTGAGAGCTACTGGTGCTAAAGTTGGGTTGTCCAGGTTTCTGTTATGAAAATTGTgtcaaattatttatttctgtaAAATCGGTTATATGatattgtatttgtttttttttttttaaagtggtGATGGTGAGCAAATAATCTTAAATCCGATGTAATTTTTAATTGGATTGAAATTATTAGATTTATGATATGTTAAATCGAGAAGGTATCAGAAATTAATTTTAGCTATCGGGTTCATTATGGGCGGGCAGATTTTCGatcataaaatttatagttCAACGCAAATTTTAGGCTTTTAAAGATTTATATTCGTTTTTAGAATTTTTCATTattacttataaaaataatttttattttacattgtTAAGATATCATTTAAATCCTATaaatatgttaatttaattaattcatcaccatcaaataatactaaaaaatacACACCTCATGCTAGAAAATTATTTGGCGTTTTGAATTGTAAATGATGAAAACCCGATTTCATATAATAATACAATAAGTCGAGTCCTATAGAATCCGCCCACTGAAGTGGACTTCTAGGACACGTCAAACAGTAATAAGTCAAAGATAAGGGATCTACTCACAGACGGGCTCCCTAAAAGCTTGTAATAGAGGAATCAACTCCTGTAAAAACTCGGCCTTCAAGAACCGGGTCTCTATGGGTTTGCTAAAGTAGAGACGACTGAATCCCTCAGGACTCAGTAAGCACAGATATTCTGAAGTATCATCTAATTATGTATCTTATCCAGAAATTTAGAATCTTAATTTTAATACAATGCTAACAATCCATGAGATTCTTGAAGACTTGTACTTTCTAGAAGATGACTAAGAAAAACATTGCTATAAGGAATCATATTCTTATTTAGAAACACAATCTTGTTTAGGAATTATATTCCTAACCAAAAACAAAGTGGACAAAACCATAGCATAAACAGTGGTCGAAAAAGCATAAACGGCGATTGTACAGAGATCCATAGAGAAATAACACTCTTCATTTATAAGCCACAAGGTAAAGATACAAGAGAAAATGAGTATAGCAGGGCGTGACAGAGGGAATAAGTAGAGAGGGATAAAATGGTACTGAAATTATAATGAAGTATAAATGTATGGTTTAAAAGTCAATTGAGAGACTTCTGCACAAGTTTTTTTTTCAGCCActaacatatatttttataaaaaatgagaTATGTGCAATTTCTTCTAAAGATATCAGTTATGTCAATTCGATTTATACAAAATTTAGTTCGATCATGCTAAGAGTTTTAAGATTTTGGTAACCAAATTAATCgaatattttagtaattttaattgattttcaattgttattctttatatttttattgatttgtccgactaattttaattttgattgatttagtttttgttaatttagtCGGGTTTTTTAGggaaattaaatatttgattaatttagttttgattaactagcttagtttttttattgaacCGGCTGTTTTCTCACCCTAAAGTTAAAGAGGTTCTTATCTTGATGTACTAAGAACAAAATTTATACAATTCTGCAATCTGTATGAGGATTGGTGAAAAAAACATCTGATTCGCTAACTCACACGAAATGTCTCTGAAGACGCGTGGCaatctaaaaaaaacattaagtAATGCAATCCAGACTATCTGAAACCTAACTACATGCATTACTTAATATTATTaggtttttacttttttaaatcgGCTTTAAATCACAGGTCACACTGAGACACGAAGTCAAGACCTGAAGAATGCACTGAAACGTTTTAGCTACTTGAGCTTGTTTTCTCTGTATACTATATTATGAGAGATAAATATTGCAATTTAGAAACCATTACTAAGTTTTTTCAATACATAACATTTGGGGGTCGGATTGCTTCCTGAGGCAGAACGAGCGTGCTATGAGGGTAGGGTTTAAACTTGAAGTCCACATTTGGTTATATGCCGACATGTAGATGTTCTTCAACCTCCTAACATATTCTGAACTTACAACTAACTTCATGTTTGAGAGTGTTTTGTgatatttatgttttcttttgtaCAACCAAGTACACACACATATGTCCCAATAGGTGTTTTGTCCACggaatcaaataaaaaaggataaaagtaaaaataaaagtgcGGGAGACTGAATGCGGTTTGAGCATGATTTAATTAGAACAGCGTCTTAGACCATCTTCAAAGAGAGTCATCAAAATAGGGAGTCACCAAAATGGAAATTGATGACTCCCTATCTCCAAGGGAGTCACCAAAATGCATTTTGATGACTCCCTCACACTCTCTTTCATCAAAAATGGTGAAGGAATTTTTCCTTCACCATTTCACTTTTtcaatataataatatagttaatttacattttagtacatataatttatagttgtatttaattaattacttacttattaaataatttaacgagacaataatataaaaatattacatgaataaaaataattttatcatttcacTTTTATGttgtgttaatttaaataaattaatgtaatgattcttttagtttttttattgtgttcgtttaaataaattaatataatattaattttaaaatagttttaatataaattaaaatttataagatattcataattaaaaaaattaatagcaatttatttttaaaaatatgaataatattataattcgGACGAATATGAGCATAAATAAGTTTGTGGGTATAATTGGTAAAAAGtgtataaaatgataattattaaaaataattattatattaaaaagtaaaaaagtagGTTTTTTGGTGAAGAATTTGGTGATGACCATTGGAGTGAATTTGGTGAAAATTcaccaaattgaaaaatggtGAGGGAAAAATGGTGACTTCCCTTGGAGATGCCCTCTATTACTCAGTGTCATGAAAATTTTGTTTACTATCTTATCACTTCTTAATATTTTAAGGCCTAATTGCTTAAAAACCcccattttttaatatttttttcgtttatacctcGACCTAGGAAAAATtaatttgtaccctttttttgatttttcgttttcaactgtaccccaaaatttaattttttgacaatttaaataattaaagaatgcaaatattaaaacaataaaatagaagggttatattaaactttttttttcgatttatacaaatacaaataagtcctttaactttaaaactattcaattaaatactaaaaatttaatcgttttaaatttttttattgaaaaaactTTTGACCTACCGTTGTATTTCTTCGATTTACAAATCCGCTACCAAAATccgataatttttttacaaaaaatgaattttttaaattttttttgggaGGAGCAGATATGCTCCTCCTCCTGGAAGAGGAGCGCGCTGCTCCTTCTCCATgctgctcctcctcctccatgaggaggagctcctctcgaaaaaaaaattaaaaaaatatttattttttgtaaaaaatttattaggTTTTGATAGCGGATTTGTAAATAGAaggtaaatatatttttacggttttgtatttaaaaaattataaaattaattttgtaaagaagaaggtatttttgtactattaatagtattaaagtctaattagaatataggttaaaaaacgaaggactattttaatttttttttaatgaaaaaagttcaatttaatgcttgggggtacagttgaaattaaaaatcaaaaaaagagtacaaatgaattttttcatatgtcagggtataaacgaaaaaatgttataaggtggggttttttttaaataattaggccttattttaattacttaaaactcAATAGACATGTGTAATTcttcaagaaaaagaaatagaCATATGTAAACtaaggtctaattacttaaaaaaaccttcatcttataacattttttcgtttataccctgacctaggaaaaaatttatttgtaccctttttttgattttttattttcgtctataccctaaagagctaatttgacctcttttcatttaaaaaaatattcaaaatagtcctttatatttagcttatattcaaattaaacattaatattattaattgtacAAAAACACCCTCTTTCTCACACAAATCAATAACTAATAACAATTtacattctttaaaaaaaaaatcgatcCGTAAGAGGAGCTCGAGCAACTCCTCCTTCATGGAagaaggagcagcagctcctcgtcCTTTCATGAAGGAGGAGCGCGCGCATCTCCTCCTTCCAAAGGAGCAGATCCGCTTCTCCTTTCATGAAAGAGGAGCTACAGCTCCTTATCAAAACCTCCTTCTCGCCTGaatattaaaaagattaattttttctttgacAGTttgtaaattagaaaaatacgaTGATAGATCggaaatattatttagtttatctaatttttaaataaattttttaaaataattaattattaagatttatttgaatatttttaatgttggaGAATCTGTTTGTACTTttccaaatagaaaaaaaaatatgatataacccttgtatttaatcatttataatgttttcatcctttaattaatttaattgtcaaaaatataaattttggggtagagatgaaaacgaaaaatcaaaaaaagggtacaaataaaCGTTTTTCtaaatcagggtataaacgaaataatattataaggtggagtttttttaataattagaccgTAAACTAAACAAATAATAGCAGCTCATTCTTTTATATTCACCATAAAATAGTAAATTTTcattctaaaatataaataaaatttgtggAGTTTAGAATTGAAAACCTTCTACAATACtcataaagataaaaattatgTCATTTTTTAGAGAAATTTTTATGTAGACTCAGTCTAACACGTTTTTTGTGAATTAgttatgacacgttattaaaatagtggcactatcgtaaatttttttattatttatttatacttttgaatagtaatattacgatagtatTACTATTTTAGtgacgtgttataatgtgaAAAACTAGTCCACAAATGATGTGATGGgctgaatttaaaaatttatgcaCTCTCTAATATATTTGTTTCATCACTTCTTTAGTGCATCTCCAACCCAAAACCCATTTTTAAGTTTCAAtttacccaattttgggtttgcTACATTGTTTTTACTCCAACCTGTTACCCCATTTTTCACATCAAAAGAATATTCTCTATATATtgtcttttatatttaatactactacatttaaccatttaccatttcacatctatatttatattttaaacgcATACATCCTAatctattcatttatttaataatgcttaaataatattaaattaaatattaatttttttaacattatttaatgtccaattataaaaaatacaacaaataataattaaaattgaaacagtaaaattaaaataacacattatatttaaatattaataataaaataacacattacattcaaatattaataataaaactacAATTGAAAAAATCTTCTTCATGCCTCCGcattagtttaattataatatttatctacCCGCTTTAAGTAATGTTTATGTTTAATGTAAcgtaatttttatgtttaaataaaaaatatgttgtttaaatttaatgtatttaatttaaataatttaatttatttgttttatttttaccaataaaaataatttggattacattattaaaaatttaattggtatttaatgaaaaattgGACCAAAATTGATATTTACAAAGTTAGCTacataaattgtaattaaaaaataaatattcaattaacCAAAAATGGATTTGTGTGAATAGTGCATACCAAGAAGTAGGTATGGGTTGGAGTTGAAAAATAAGACCCATAACCAAAAATGGGTATGGATTGAAGATGGTCTTAGCCCTTAAAATTTTtgaggaaattaggcccagcacCGCCAAAAGCCTATTTAAT is a window of Mercurialis annua linkage group LG2, ddMerAnnu1.2, whole genome shotgun sequence DNA encoding:
- the LOC126669652 gene encoding gibberellin 2-beta-dioxygenase 8-like produces the protein MANEPPLQQTINSLLKETSELEISKVEDQIELPMIDLNCLKKGYKEREKCMREIVEAARKWGFFQVINHGISKEVSESMKYEQMKVFQEPFTMKIGKNFLNLPANSYRWGNSEATCLKQCFWSEALHISVADISRLDGHMTNLRSTMEAFARRATTIAETIAKILAENIGIKPNYFKQNCTPNTSFLRLNRYPPCPNLSSKVCGLVAHTDSDFLTILYQDTVGGLQLHKDDKWVCVKPNPEALIINVGDLFQALSSNIYTSVKHRVVAPQQVERFSVGYFYCPRNEAVIESCRSRPAVYRRFSFGEFREQVQRDLRATGAKVGLSRFLL